In the genome of Nocardia sp. NBC_00416, one region contains:
- a CDS encoding class I SAM-dependent methyltransferase — MRRSLRLLNSFRFEQTDPARFYGGIATDSAHLIADFYADLTGRDLTGATVLDVGGGPGYFADEFARAGARYIPVEPDPSEMHAAGISVPAAVRGSGMALPFRDDAVDVCFSSNVAEHVPDPWRMADEMVRVTRPGGMIVLSYTIWLGPFGGHETGPWHYFGGEYAARRYRRRHGREPKNRFGTSLFAVRAADGVRWSRRTSAQVYTLFPRYHPRWAWWLVRVPGIRELLVSNLVVVATKPG, encoded by the coding sequence GTGCGCCGGTCGCTGCGCCTGCTGAACAGTTTCCGCTTCGAACAGACCGATCCCGCACGGTTCTACGGCGGTATCGCGACCGACAGCGCCCACCTGATCGCCGATTTCTACGCCGATCTCACCGGCCGGGATCTGACCGGCGCCACGGTTCTGGATGTGGGGGGCGGCCCGGGTTATTTCGCCGACGAGTTCGCCCGCGCCGGCGCCCGCTACATCCCGGTGGAGCCCGACCCCTCGGAGATGCACGCGGCGGGTATCTCGGTGCCCGCGGCAGTCCGCGGCTCCGGGATGGCGCTGCCGTTCCGGGACGACGCGGTGGATGTCTGTTTCTCCTCCAACGTCGCCGAACATGTCCCGGACCCGTGGCGGATGGCCGATGAAATGGTCCGGGTCACCCGGCCGGGCGGCATGATCGTGCTGTCCTACACGATCTGGCTCGGCCCGTTCGGCGGCCACGAGACCGGACCCTGGCACTATTTCGGCGGGGAGTACGCCGCGCGACGGTACCGCCGCCGACACGGCCGGGAACCGAAGAACCGCTTCGGCACCTCCCTGTTCGCGGTCCGCGCGGCGGACGGTGTGCGCTGGTCACGGCGCACATCCGCGCAGGTGTACACACTGTTCCCCAGGTATCACCCGCGGTGGGCATGGTGGCTGGTGCGGGTACCGGGCATCCGGGAGTTATTGGTCAGCAATCTCGTGGTGGTCGCGACCAAACCCGGCTGA